Genomic window (Sphingosinicella microcystinivorans):
CTGCGGGAAAGCAGCCTCCATGTAAGGGCGCACGAACCCGGCGACGTCGCGCGGCGGGCGCGGCGTGTACTTCTCGCCGCCGCCGAAGATCAGGCGGTGGTCGGCGGAAAGGCGATAGTAGTTGAGGACGAAGCGGCTCTCGGAGACCGCCGCGCCGGACGGGATGAGCGCGCGGGCGCGGTCCTCGCCGAGCGGCGCCGTCGCGATGTTGTAGTTCGCGACCGGCATCGTGTAGCGGCCGAGATCGGCGTCGATCTCGGCCATGAAGGCGTCGCAGGCGAGCACGACGTAGCGTGCGGATACGCTGCCCTGCGCGGTGGTGACGCCGGGACGGTCGCCGCCCGCGATGCGGACCACGGGCAGATCTTCGTAGAGCCGGACACCCGCCGCGCGCGCCGCTTCGGCAAGGCCGAGCGCATAGTTGAGCGGATGCAGGTGGCCGCCCGCGGAGTCGTAGATGCCGCCGTGATAGCCCTTCGCCGAGACGATCCCGGCGGTCTCTTCCGGCAGCACGATCCGGGCTGCGTCATAGCCCATCACGTGGCCGAGGCATTCGAGCTCGCGCTTCATGGCGTCGAGGTCGGCGGGCTTGCAGGCGGCGGTGAAATGGCCGTGGCGGAGATCGCAGGCGATGCCGTGCCGCGCGATGCGGTCGTGGACGCGCGCCCGCGCCGTGTCGGCCACGCTGAACAGGCGCCGTGCCGTCTCCCGCCCGAAGCGCTGCACCAGATCGCCCGCCGACCAGCGCATACCGGGGATCATCTGGCCGCCGTTTCGCCCTGACGCGCCCCAGCCGATGCGGTGCGCCTCGACGAGCGCCACCGCATAGCCCGCCTCGGCCGCCGAGAGTGCCGCGGACAGGCCCGTATAGCCCCCGCCCACGACGCAGACATCGACGGCGATGCTGCCTTCGAGCGGCGGCTGGGCCGGGAAGGGGTTTGCGGTCGCCGCGTAAAGGGACGGCGCGTGCGGCTCGGCCAAGATCAGACCCTCAGCAGGAGGTGTTCGCGCTCCCAGGAACTGATCACCGACTGGTACGCGAACAGTTCCGATTCCTTGATCGCGTAGAACACGTCGAAGAAGTCCTCGCCGAGGTGATTGCGGACCGCCTTGCAGTGGCTGAACCGATCGAGCGCGCTTTCGAGCGTGCGCGGCAAGGTGCGCGCGCGGTTGTAGGCGCTGCCTTGCAGGCTCTTGGGCGGCTGCATCCGCTCCGTCATGCCGACATAGCCGCAGATGAGCGAGGCGGCGATCGCGAGATACGGGTTCGAATCCGCGCCGGGGAGGCGGTTTTCGATGCGGCGGTTCTTCGCGTCCGACACCGGGATGCGAAGCCCGCAGGAGCGGTTGTCGCTGCCCCACTGCACGTTGATCGGCGCGTCGCTGTCCGGCCGCATCCGGCGGAACGAGTTGACGTTGGGTGCGAACATCGGCGTGATCTGCGGCAGCAGGCGGACGAGGCCCGCGATATAGCTGCGGAACAGTGCGCTGTCGCGGCCGTTGGGCGTCGTGAACAGGTTGCGGGCCGTATCCGCGTCCAGCAGCGACTGGTGGATGTGCATCGAGCTGCCGGGCTGGTCCGACATCGGCTTGGCAAGGAAGGTCGCGTAGACGCCGTGCTCCAGCGCGACCTGCCGGACGATGCGCTTGAACAGCAGCACCTGATCGGCGAGCGCGAGCGGATCGCCGTGCACGAAGTTGATCTCGAGCTGCGCGGCGCCGGACTCGTGGATCATCGTGTCGATGTTGAGCTCGGCCTTCTCGCAGAAGTCGTAGATGTGCTCGATGATGTCCTCGAACTCGCCGAGCGCTTCGAGGCCGTAGGGCTGGCTCGCGGTTTCGGAGCGGCCGGAACGGCCCACGGGGGGCGTCAGCGGGAAGTCGGAATCGAGGTTCTTGGAGACGAGGTAGAATTCGAGTTCCGGCGCGATCACCGGCTTCCAGCCGCGGCGCTCGAAAAGGTGCAGCACCTTCTTCAGGATCATGCGCGGCGCGATGGCGAGCGGCTTGCCGTCTCGCGTGAAGGCATCGGCGATCACGTAGGCCGTCGGCGTCCTGAAACCCGGCGCCTCGCGGATCGTCGCCGGATCGGGCACCAGCACCATGTCCGGGTCGTAATCCGGAATGATGTTATTGATATCGTCCGGATACTCGCCCGTGACGGTGACGGTGAAGACGCTGCCCGGAATGCGGAGCGTCTGGTCGGTGAGCGACTTCAGGAACTTGCCGGCGGGCAACACCTTGCCGCGCTGGATGCCGTTCATGTCGGGGACGATGCACTCGACCTCGCTGATCCCGCGCTCACTGATCCAATTGGCAATCTCGGCTGACATGATCGGAAAAACCCCCATACCGCGCTCATACTGCGCGTGGGGCGGGCACTTGACCAGTGAGATTTGCTGGAGCGGGGGGTATCGGTTTTTCCGATGGGTCGGCGCGGCCTGTATCCGTCTGGCGTTCGCATGGGGCGCCCGCTATCGTTCCGGCAATTCATTCATCGTGGAGCCGACATGCGCGAACCCAATGATCTGTCTGCGTTCTGGATGCCGTTCACCAACAATCGCGCCTTCAAGCAGACGCCGCGCCTGCTCGCGGCAGCGGAGGGTATGCACTACACATCGTCGGACGGCCGCAGCATCCTCGATGCGACGGCGGGCCTCTGGTGCGTGAACGCCGGGCATTGCCGCACCGAGATCGTCGAGGCGATTCGGGACACGGCGGCGCGCTTCGATTTCGGGCCGACCTTCCAGCTCGGCCACCCGCTGGCGTTCGAGCTCGCCTCGAAGCTCGGGATGATCATGCCGGAGGGGCTCGACCGCATCTTCTTCACGAACTCGGGCTCGGAGTCGGTGGACACGGCGCTCAAGATCGCCCTCGCCTACCAGCGGGCGCGCGGGCAGGGCAGCCGCACGCGCTTCATTGGGCGGGAGCGCGCCTATCACGGCGTCGGCTTCGGCGGCATTTCGGTGGGCGGCATCGTCGGCAACCGCAGGCAGTACGGCACGATGCTGGGCGGGGTCGATCACCTGCGCCACACGCACGACCTTGCCCGCAACGCGTTCAGCCGGGGACAGCCGGCGCACGGTGTGGAGCTTGCCGACGACATCGAGCGGCTCGTCGCGCTGCACGGCGCGGACACGATCGCTGCGGTGATCGTCGAGCCGGTGGCGGGCTCCACCGGCGTGCTGGTGCCGCCGGTCGGCTACCTCGAACGCGTGCGCGAACTTTGCACCAAACACGACATCCTGCTGATCTTCGACGAGGTGATCACCGCGTTCGGGCGCGTCGGCAAGGCGACGGCGTCCGAGCGCTTCGGCGTGACGCCGGACATCATCACGATGGCGAAGGGCCTCACCAACGCCGCCGTACCGATGGGCGCCGTGGCGGCGGGCCGCCACGTCTACGACACGGTGGTGGAGAACGCGCCGGAAGGCATCGAGCTGTTCCACGGCTATACCTATTCGGGCCATCCGCTCGCCGCCGCCGCGGGCCTCGCCACGCTTGCCATCTATGAAGAGGAGCGGCTGTTCGAGAAGGCGATCGCGCTCGAGGCGTATTGGGGCGATGCCGTCCACGCGATGAAGGGCCTGCCGCACGTCATCGACTGCCGGAACATCGGTCTCGTCGCCGGAATCGAGCTGGAGGCCCGCCCGGGCGCGCCGACGAAGCGCGCGATGGAGGCGTTCCACCGTGCCTTCGACAGCGGTCTCCTCATTCGCGTGACGGGCGACATCATCGCGCTGTCGCCGCCGCTGATCCTCGAGAAGGCGGACATCGACGAGATATTCGGCCGTCTCGCGGACATATTGAAGACCATCGACTGACGGCTTGACCGGAAACGCCGGGCTCAGCAGGTTCGCGCGCATGTCGACGGCACCGAACCCGGCCGAGCGCGCCGAACGCGCCCGCACCTTCCTGAAGACGCACCCCGGCAATGCCGATGCGCTGCGCGCGCTCGGCGCCGCGCTGCGCGGCATGGGCGAGGACGCGGCGGCCGAGGAAGCCGAACTGGACGCGATCCGGGCCTCGACGCGCGACCCGGTGCTGATCGAGGCGGCCGCCGCGCTCCTCGACAACGACATCCCGGTCGCCGAGCGCATCCTCCGCGCGCGGTTGAAGGAAAAGCCGACCGATGTTGCAGCGATCCGCATGATGGCGGAGATCGCTGGGCGGCTCGGGCGCTATGGAGACGCCGAGACGCTGCTGCGGCGCGCGCTTGCGCTTGCGCCCGCGTTCGTGGCGGCGCGCGCCAACCTCGCGACCGTGCTCCACCGCCAGAACCGTTCCGCGGAGGCCATCGCGGAACTCGACCGGCTGCTGGAAGGCGATCCCGAAAACGCCGCGCACCGCAACCTGAAGGCCGCCGCGCTCGGACGCATCGGCGGCTATGAGGAGGCGATCGCGCTCTACGAGTCGGTGCTGGCCAGCCATCCTGCGCAGCCGCGTGTGTGGATGAGCTACGGCCACGTGCTGAAAACCGTGGGCCGGCAGGCGGACTCCATCGCGGCGTATCGCAAGGCGCTCGAACACGCGCCGGGTCTCGGCGAGGTCTGGTGGAGCCTCGCCAACCTCAAGACCGTACGCTTCGCGGATGCCGACATCGCGGCGATGCAGGCCGCGCTGGACGGCGGCGGCATCAGCGACGACGACCGCTTCCACCTGCACTTCGCGCTCGGCAAGGCGCTGGAGGACGCGAAGGAGGACGCGAAGGACGCCGAGCGGTCGTTCGGCCACTATCTGAAGGGCAATGCGCTGCGCAAGGCGATGCTCGACTATGACGCCGGCGAGGTCAGCCGCCTCGTCCGCAGCGCGGCGGCGCTGATGAGCGAGGTGTTCTTCGCTGAGCGGCAGGGCGCAGGCTGCCCGGCGCCTGATCCGATTTTCATCCTCGGTATGCCGCGCGCGGGCTCGACGCTGATCGAGCAGATCCTCTCCTCGCATCCGATGATCGAGGGGACGCAGGAACTGCCCGACATCGCGGCGATGGCGCGGCAGCTCGGCGGCCGCAAGACGCGCGATGCGGACTCCGCCTATCCCGCCTGCCTCGTGGACCTGTCGGCGCACGCGCTTGCCGAACTCGGCGCCGAGTATCTCGAACGCACGCGCATCCACCGCAAGACCGGCCGGCCGGTGTTCATAGACAAGATGCCGAACAACTGGGCGCATACCGGGTTCATTCACCTGATCCTGCCGAATGCGAAGATCATCGACGCGCGCAGGCATCCGCTCGGCTGCTGCTTTTCCAATTTCAAGCAGCATTTCGCGCGCGGGCAGGCCTTCAGCTACGATCTCGGCGATGTCGGCCGCTACTACCGCGACTACGTGACGATGATGGCGGTGATCGACGGCGCGCTGCCCGGCCGGGTGCACCGCGTGTTCTACGAGGACATGGTCAGATCGACCGAAACCGAGGTGCGGCGCCTGCTCGACTATGTCGGCGTGCCCTTCGATCCCGCCTGCCTGCGTTTCTTCGAGAACGACCGCGCGGTGCGCACTGCAAGCTCGGAGCAGGTGCGGCAGCCGATCAACCGCGAGGGCATGGCGCAATGGCAGGCGTTCGAGCCGTGGCTGGAGCCGTTGAAGACAGAACTCGGCCCCGTGCTCGCGGCGTATCCGGAAGTGCCGCCGCCCGCTTCGCTGTTGCAATAATGTGACGCCGGGCTGGTAATATGACAGCTGTATAATAAAGCCCGCCAGACCCGAATTGACCGCCGTTCTCCGTGGGTTCACTCTTCCGCCCGGGACAGCATAACGCTGAGAGGGGGATAAGGGTGTATCTGCGAAATCATGTGACATTCACGGCTGCGGCCGCCGCCGGCGCGCTGCTCGGTTCCACCATGCTGACGGCGCCGGCGCTTGCGCAGGAGGCGCAGGAAAATCTCGGCGACGTCATCATCGTCACCGCGCAGAAGCGCGAGGAGAACCTCCAGGACGTGCCGATCGCGGTCGTCGCGCTCGGCACGCAGAAGCTCCAGCAACTCCAGGTGCAGGACTTCGACGACTACGCGCGCTTCCTGCCGAGCCTTTCCTACCAGTCGTTCGGCCCCGGCACCTCGACCATCTATTTCCGCGGTGTCGCATCGGGCGAGAACGCCAACCATTCGGCCTCGCTGCCGTCGGTCGGCGTCTATCTCGACGAACAGCCCGTCACGACGATTCAGGGCAATCTCGACATCCACGTCTACGACATCGCGCGCGTGGAGGCGCTCGCGGGTCCGCAGGGCACGCTCTACGGCGCGTCGAGCCAGGCGGGAACCGTCAAGATCGTCACCAACCGTCCGGACACGAGCGGCTTCTACGGCGCGGTCGATGCCGAGGTGAACACCGTCGCGCACGGCGATCCCGGCTATGTGCTGGAAGGGTTTATCAACGCGCCGCTTTCCGGCAATGCCGCGATCCGCGTCGTCGGCTGGTACGACAAGGACGGCGGCTATATCGACAATGTTCCGGGCACGATCACCTTCCCGATCAACCAGTATGACGAGGAAGGCGACATCGTAGATCTGCCCGGCGACGACATCAGCTTCTCCAACGCCGCGTTCGTCGAGGACAACTACAACGAGGTCGAGACCTACGGCGCCCGCGTGGCGCTCCAGATTGATCTCGACGAGAACTGGACGGTCCTGCCGTCGATCATGGGCCAGAAGCAGAAGTCCCGCGGCTCGTTCTGGCAGGAATCGGGCCTTGGCGATCTCCAGGTCCAGCAATACAATCCGGAACGGATGAACGACCGCTGGTTCCAGGCGGCGCTGACCATCGAAGGCAAGATCGGCAACTGGGACCTGACCTATGCGGGCGCCTACATGAAGCGCAAGGTCAACACCGAGTCCGATTACGTCGATTACGCCTATTTCTACGATGCGCTGGCCGGCTACGCCCAGTATTTTACCGACAACGACGGCAATCAGGTCAATCCGAACCAGTATATTCAGGGCATCGACCGCTTCACGAAGCAGAGCCACGAACTGCGCATCGCCTCGCCGAGCAACCTGCCGCTGCGGTTCATCGGCGGCGTGTTCTACCAGCGGCAGTCGCACAACATCGAGCAGAACTACATCATCGACAACATCGCCGATGCGATCACCGTTCCGGGCACCGACAGCGACATCTGGCTGACGAAGCAGCTCCGCAT
Coding sequences:
- a CDS encoding NAD(P)/FAD-dependent oxidoreductase translates to MAEPHAPSLYAATANPFPAQPPLEGSIAVDVCVVGGGYTGLSAALSAAEAGYAVALVEAHRIGWGASGRNGGQMIPGMRWSAGDLVQRFGRETARRLFSVADTARARVHDRIARHGIACDLRHGHFTAACKPADLDAMKRELECLGHVMGYDAARIVLPEETAGIVSAKGYHGGIYDSAGGHLHPLNYALGLAEAARAAGVRLYEDLPVVRIAGGDRPGVTTAQGSVSARYVVLACDAFMAEIDADLGRYTMPVANYNIATAPLGEDRARALIPSGAAVSESRFVLNYYRLSADHRLIFGGGEKYTPRPPRDVAGFVRPYMEAAFPQLSGINIDYAWGGLVGVTMNRLPHFGRKGNIFYAHGYSGHGVLLSTLVGELITEAMRGTAERFDLFASLPVKPFPGGRLLRHPLYVAGMLWYALRDRL
- a CDS encoding glutamine synthetase family protein; translation: MSAEIANWISERGISEVECIVPDMNGIQRGKVLPAGKFLKSLTDQTLRIPGSVFTVTVTGEYPDDINNIIPDYDPDMVLVPDPATIREAPGFRTPTAYVIADAFTRDGKPLAIAPRMILKKVLHLFERRGWKPVIAPELEFYLVSKNLDSDFPLTPPVGRSGRSETASQPYGLEALGEFEDIIEHIYDFCEKAELNIDTMIHESGAAQLEINFVHGDPLALADQVLLFKRIVRQVALEHGVYATFLAKPMSDQPGSSMHIHQSLLDADTARNLFTTPNGRDSALFRSYIAGLVRLLPQITPMFAPNVNSFRRMRPDSDAPINVQWGSDNRSCGLRIPVSDAKNRRIENRLPGADSNPYLAIAASLICGYVGMTERMQPPKSLQGSAYNRARTLPRTLESALDRFSHCKAVRNHLGEDFFDVFYAIKESELFAYQSVISSWEREHLLLRV
- a CDS encoding aspartate aminotransferase family protein yields the protein MREPNDLSAFWMPFTNNRAFKQTPRLLAAAEGMHYTSSDGRSILDATAGLWCVNAGHCRTEIVEAIRDTAARFDFGPTFQLGHPLAFELASKLGMIMPEGLDRIFFTNSGSESVDTALKIALAYQRARGQGSRTRFIGRERAYHGVGFGGISVGGIVGNRRQYGTMLGGVDHLRHTHDLARNAFSRGQPAHGVELADDIERLVALHGADTIAAVIVEPVAGSTGVLVPPVGYLERVRELCTKHDILLIFDEVITAFGRVGKATASERFGVTPDIITMAKGLTNAAVPMGAVAAGRHVYDTVVENAPEGIELFHGYTYSGHPLAAAAGLATLAIYEEERLFEKAIALEAYWGDAVHAMKGLPHVIDCRNIGLVAGIELEARPGAPTKRAMEAFHRAFDSGLLIRVTGDIIALSPPLILEKADIDEIFGRLADILKTID
- a CDS encoding tetratricopeptide repeat-containing sulfotransferase family protein translates to MSTAPNPAERAERARTFLKTHPGNADALRALGAALRGMGEDAAAEEAELDAIRASTRDPVLIEAAAALLDNDIPVAERILRARLKEKPTDVAAIRMMAEIAGRLGRYGDAETLLRRALALAPAFVAARANLATVLHRQNRSAEAIAELDRLLEGDPENAAHRNLKAAALGRIGGYEEAIALYESVLASHPAQPRVWMSYGHVLKTVGRQADSIAAYRKALEHAPGLGEVWWSLANLKTVRFADADIAAMQAALDGGGISDDDRFHLHFALGKALEDAKEDAKDAERSFGHYLKGNALRKAMLDYDAGEVSRLVRSAAALMSEVFFAERQGAGCPAPDPIFILGMPRAGSTLIEQILSSHPMIEGTQELPDIAAMARQLGGRKTRDADSAYPACLVDLSAHALAELGAEYLERTRIHRKTGRPVFIDKMPNNWAHTGFIHLILPNAKIIDARRHPLGCCFSNFKQHFARGQAFSYDLGDVGRYYRDYVTMMAVIDGALPGRVHRVFYEDMVRSTETEVRRLLDYVGVPFDPACLRFFENDRAVRTASSEQVRQPINREGMAQWQAFEPWLEPLKTELGPVLAAYPEVPPPASLLQ
- a CDS encoding TonB-dependent receptor, whose product is MLTAPALAQEAQENLGDVIIVTAQKREENLQDVPIAVVALGTQKLQQLQVQDFDDYARFLPSLSYQSFGPGTSTIYFRGVASGENANHSASLPSVGVYLDEQPVTTIQGNLDIHVYDIARVEALAGPQGTLYGASSQAGTVKIVTNRPDTSGFYGAVDAEVNTVAHGDPGYVLEGFINAPLSGNAAIRVVGWYDKDGGYIDNVPGTITFPINQYDEEGDIVDLPGDDISFSNAAFVEDNYNEVETYGARVALQIDLDENWTVLPSIMGQKQKSRGSFWQESGLGDLQVQQYNPERMNDRWFQAALTIEGKIGNWDLTYAGAYMKRKVNTESDYVDYAYFYDALAGYAQYFTDNDGNQVNPNQYIQGIDRFTKQSHELRIASPSNLPLRFIGGVFYQRQSHNIEQNYIIDNIADAITVPGTDSDIWLTKQLRIDRDYAAFGELSYDVTEKLTLTGGIRVYKYKNSLEGFFGYSDGFSSRTGVAACFRDEDDNLLPPTVKGSPCTNLDKTTSDTDFIHKLNATYKLTDDALVYATWSRGFRPGGINRRGTLPPYGADTLDNYELGWKTTWAGGLFRWNGAVYYETWKDIQLSFLGANGLTEIRNAGDARIWGIESDIFIRASDGLTFNAGFSYNDAQSTKDFCKFANTSFDCTIPGPDGDDNELLAPSGTRLPVSAKFKGNAFARYEFPVGSLNAHLQGGLVYEGKRTSDLRLLERAIVGSLPSYTTVDVSAGVAFERWSIELYARNLFDSRGQVTRTVQCGETICGDPDGVTAMGGKFYTVVTTPRTIGLKVGTKF